The region CCCATGGCGCCGATCTGCCGGTTATGCCGATGCGGCATCGGGTATCCGCTGATCACACTCTTCGAGGAGGCAACATCATGGTCGACACACCCACCCGCGCTCGCACGGGCAGGCTTTCGATTCCACGTAGTCGCGGGGCGGCAAGCGGGCTGCTGGTCCTCGCGCTGGGGTTGTGGGGCGCGCTGGCGCCCTTCATCGGACCGTACTTCGATTTCGCGTTCAGTCCCGACCAACCGTGGACCTGGACTGCGGGCCGCGGCTGGCTCGAGGTGCTGCCCGGGGCGGTCGCAGCCCTGGGCGGACTGCTGATGTTCGTCTCCCGTAACCGGGCCACGGCCATGTTCGGGACCTGGCTCGCGGTGGTGGCGGGCGCCTGGTTCGTCGTCGGGCGGGCGCTGGCCGGTCCGCTCGGGCTCGGCGACGTCGGCACGCCGGTCGCTGACACCGAACCCAAGCGTGTCTGGCTGGAGCTGACGTACTTCTACGGACTCGGCGCGCTGATCATCTTCCTGGCGGCTGTGGCGTTGGGACGGTTGTCGGTCCGCACGGCTCGCGACATCGCGTACGTCGAGACGCGCACCCATACACCCGTCGGTGGCACGAGTCCCGTTGTCCCCGAATCGGATACCGGATCGTGGGCGCGGACCACCGACCGGCCGGACGACGAGCACGTGACGGCACCGGTGCAGCAGCGCCGGCGGCCGTCCCTGTTGGGTCGGTTCCGCCGGCGCCGCGAGGTGGACCACACGACCGCCGCGGTCTAGGCCTTCGCGTCCAGCAGACCGAGTAACTGCAGATCGGTGATGTACTTGACGATCACGTCCGGGGTGACGTGCGGGATGTCCTTGTCCGGACCGATTTTGGCCTCCTGCACCGCGGTGCGGAACCGGTCGGTCGGCGCGACGGACCCGCGGATCGGCATCTCGGGTCGCTGGTAGTTGTGCAGCAGCGGTAGCAGCGAGGCCTGCCGCTGCCGGTCCGGCAGCGCGTTGATCGCGGTGGTGAAGCGCTGCAGCCATCCGGCGTAGTCGCCCACCCGATGCAGCGGGAACCCGGCGTCGATCAGCCAGTCGACGAACTCGTCGAGGCCGACGCCGTCGTCGTAGGGGTTCATCACGTGGTAGGTCTCGAACCCCTCGGTGACGTGCACGCCGAGCGTGGAGATCGCCTCGGCGATGAACTCCACCGGCAGCCCGTCGTAGTGGGCCCGCTGGCGCCGGCCGTCGGTGTCGAGCTCGTAGAAGGACTCGGGCGCGATGCCGGTGGCCACGAGCGAGAACATCAGCCGGGTGAACATGTCGGGCAGGTTGAGCTGCCCCGCGTAGGTGGTGTCGGCCAGGATCATGTCGCACCGGAACACCGACACCGGCAGACCGCACAGGTCGTGTGCTTCCCGCAGCAGCACCTCACCGGCCCACTTGCTGTTCGAGTAGCCGTTGGCGTAACTGTCGTCGACCTTGCGGGTCGCGCTGTACTGGCGGACGTCACCGTCCTCGGTGAAGTCGCCCGGGGTGATGCCGGCGCCGACGCCGATGGTCGACACGTAGACGAACGGCTTCTGCCGCGTGGTCAGCGCGATCCGGATCAGCTCGGCGGTGCCGAGCGCGTTCGGCCCGAACAGCTGGCTGTACGGCAGCACGTGGTTGACCAGCGCCGCGGGGTCCACGATCAGGTCGACGCTGTCGGCCAGCCGCTGCCAGGTCTGCGGGTCGAGCCCGAGGTCGGCCTCGCCCTTGTCGCCGGCGAGGACCTCGAGATGGTCGGCCGCCAGTTCCCGGTAGTGCGCCAGCAGTGTGGGATCGCCGCTGTCGAACGTGTCGTCCAGTCGCTGCCGCGCGGCGGCGTCGTCCTTCGCGCGGACCAGGCAGATCACCGTGCCGTCGACCATGTCCATGCGCTCCAGCCATTCGAGGGCCAGATAGCGGCCGAGGAAGCCGGTCGCGCCGGTCAGCAGCACGGTGCGGACCTCACTGCTCGGACCGGGCAGCGACGGCGCCTGCGCCAGCGTGGCTTCGTCGATGAACTTGTCCAGCGTCAGATCGCGGGCATGTGCCTCGGCGGCGTCACGACCGTGCACGGACGCGAACGTCGGCCGCTTCGAACCGGGCAGCCGCGCTGCCTCGATGTAGGCCGCCAGCGCCTGCAGGTCGGTCGCGGGGCTGACGATGACGCCGACCGGCACCTCGATACCGAAGATGTCGTGCAGCAGATTGCCGAACGTCAACGCCGACAACGAATCTCCACCGAGATCGGTGAAGTGGGCGTCGGGTTGCACGTCGGCCGCTCCGGCGCCCAGCAGCGCGCCGGCCGCCCGGCTGACGGTCTCGAGCACGGGCCGGTCGGCCCCGGACCGGCGCAGTTCGCGCAGTTCGTCGGCCTGCCCCTCGGCCAGCTCGTGATACAGCGCCTCGAGCCGATCCCCGTAGTGCGCCTTGAGTTTCGGTCGGGCGAGCTTGCGGATGCCGGTCAGCAGCCCGTTCTCGAGTGTGAACGGCGTCGTCTCGACGAGGAAGTCACGCGGGATCTCGTAGGACTGCAGGCCCGCGGCCTTGGCCACGTCGGCGAGCGATTCGCTGATCGCCGGCTTGGCGTCCTCGCGGGCCAGCGCCTCCTCCGTCGGCACGACGACCGCGAGCAGATAGGGCCGGGAACTGTTGCCGTAGACATAGATCTGCTTGACCAGCGGGCTGTCGCCGAACACCGCCTCGAGCTTGGACACGGTGACGAACTCGCCCTGCGACAGCTTCAGCACGTTGTTGCGCCGGTCGAGGTAGCGCACCTGATCCGGCCCGGTCTCGGCGACGATGTCGCCGGTGCGGTAGAAGCCGTCCTCGTCGAACATCTCCGCGGTGATCTCCGGGCGCTTGTAGTAGCCGGCGAACAGCGTCTCGGACTTCACCAGCAGTTCGCCGCGGGGGTGCGGACGGTCGGTGCGGAAGTAGCCGAGATCGGGGACGTCGACGAGCTTGTAATCGAGCACGGGTGGACGCTGCACCTGCCCGTCGACGAACACGGCGCCGGCTTCAGTCGAGCCGTAGCCGTCGATCAGGTGCATGTCGAGCAGGCTCTCGACGAAGACCGTCATCTCGGGCGACAGCGGGGCCGAGCCCGTCATCGCCATCACGTAGCGGCCACCGAGCAGACTCTGCCGCATCTCGGCGTAGACGGCGTCCTGGTCGGAGGGGCGGCGTTCCAGCTCCTTGGCGACCTCACCGAAGATGGTGTCCCAGATCCTCGGCACGAACGTCAGCTGCGTCGGCCGCACCATCGCGAGGTCGTCCAGGAAGGTGGACAGATCGCTCTTGGCGGCGAAATAGGCTGTGCCGCCGGCACCGAGCGTCCCGTACAGCAGACCCCGCCCCATCATGTGGCTCATGGGCAGGAAGTTCAGGGTGATCGACGGCAGGGCGCCCTGATCTCCCCACGAGGCCCTGGTCGAGCGGCGCCAGGCGTTGGCGACCAGACGCTCGGGATACATCGCGCCTTTCGGCGCGCCCGTGCTGCCGGAGGTGTAGATGAGCAGCATCAGCGGATCGTCGTCGGGGGAGAGGAACGGTTGCCCCGCAGGCGATCCGGCGCCGGCTGCGATGACCTCGCCGAGCGTGGCGACCTCGACGGTGCTGCCTGCTTCGAACAGCCGCGACGTCGCCGCGGCGAGCGCATCCCGGTCGTCGTCCACCTCGGGGCGGTAGTCGAAGACGACCAGCCGTGAGACCGCGGGCGCGTCCAGCGTCAACTCGACGGCGTCGGCGAGAGCGCCGACCGCCGAGGCGATCACGACGGGTTCGGTTTCGGCGACGATCGGTGAGAGCGCGGAGGCGGCCGCGCTGGTCTGCAGCGGCACCGACACCGCGCCGAGGTAGGCGAGCGCCATGTCGATGGTGGTGTAGTCGACGCTGGTGAATCCGAGCAGGGCGACCCGGTCGCCGGGGCGGACGTCGGTCAGCGCGTTGGCGATGGCGTGCACCCGGCGGGACACCTCGGCGTAGGTGATGGTGTCGAAGCGGGGCAGCAACTCGGCGACCGTGCGGCCGGTGTGCGGATCGGCGACGAACTCGACGGCGCGCTGGCCCAGCGCAGGCCGGTCGGCGTAACCGTCGAGCACGGTCTGCATGATCTGCGGCAACCGCGCACCGGGCTGGTCGATGGTGTGGGAGATCGTGTCGTCCGGGGTGGCGTGGGCGAACTGCTCGTCGGTGGCGTGGAGATCGGCGATTCGGCGGTCGAGCCGCTCTTCGCGGGTATCAGTCGACATCTAATGTCCTCGGAACAATCGTGGTGGAAGAGGGGCGCTGCTGCGTCCAGGAAAAACTACGTTAGTAAAACTAAGCTTATTCCACGAATCAGCCGCGGCGGGCTGTCAATGTCCTGTGAGTCGGCAAAAGTGATGTGCGCCAATGTCTTTCGGCGAAGTGGTGCAGACCACACCGCCCTGCCTCAGAGCGTGCGAAGGGCCTCGGCGAGGACGTCCAAACCGTCGAGTAGGAGGTCGTCGCTGATCGTCAGCGGCGGCAGGAAGCGCAGCACGTTGCCGAAGGTGCCGCATGTCAGAACGATCACGCCGGCCCGGTGCGCTGCCGTGGACACCGCCTTGGTCAGTTCTGCGTCGGGCTCGGTGGTGCCCGGCTTGACCAGTTCGAGCGCGATCATCGCGCCGCGGCCGCGAACGTCTCCGATGCGGTCGTCCTCGGCCTGCATCCGGCCCAGCTTGTCCTTCATCAGCGTCTCGATCTGGCGGGCGCGCTCGACCAGGCCGTCGGTCTCGATCGTCTCGATGGTGGCCAGCGCTGCGGCACACGCCACCGGGTTGCCGCCGTATGTGCCGCCCAGGCCGCCGACGTGCGGGGCGTCCATGATCTCGGCGCGGCCGGTGACCGCCGACAGCGGCATGCCTCCGGCGATGCCCTTGGCCGTCACGATGAGATCCGGGACGATGCCCTCGTGCTCGCAGGCGAACATCGCGCCGGTGCGCGCGAAGCCGGTCTGCACCTCGTCGGCGATGAACACGACGCCGTTGTCGCGGCACCAGTCCAGCAGGGTGCGCAGGAAGCCCTCGGCCGGGACGATGAAGCCGCCCTCGCCCTGGATGGGCTCGATGATCACGGCGGCCAGATTGTCGGCGCCGACCTGCTTGTCGATCACGGTGATGGCCCGCCGGGCGGCCAGTTCACCGTCGGTGGCCAGCTCCTTGCCGCCGAACTCGGCGTCCCGGAACGGATACGACAGCGGCGCCCGGTAGACCTCGGGGGCGAACGGGCCGAAGCCGTGCTTGTACGGCATCGACTTGGCGGTCAGCGCCATCGTGAGGTTGGTGCGACCGTGGTAGGCGTGGTCGAACGACACCACGGCCTGCTTGCGCGTGTACGTCCGGGCGATCTTGACCGCGTTCTCGACCGCCTCGGAGCCGGAGTTGAACAGCGCCGAACGCTTCTCCCCGGTGCCCGGGGTGAGCCGGTTGAGCGCCTCGGCGACCGCGACGTACCCCTCGTAGGGGGTGACCATGAAGCAGGTGTGGGTGAAGTGCTGCGCCTGCTCGGCGACGGCGGCGACCACCCGCGGCGAGGCGTTGCCGACGGTGGTGACCGCGATGCCCGACCCGAGGTCGATGAGCCGGTTGCCGTCGACGTCCTCGACGATGCCGCCGAAGGCGCGCGACGCGTACACCGGCATCGTGTTGCCGATTCCTCGGGCCACCGCGGCACCCTTGCGCGCCAGCAGCTCCTCGGAGCGCGGACCGGGAATGGCGGTGGCGAGGTGGCGGCTCTGTTCGAGAGCGGTCACGGGGGACCTCCTGGGAAGTGCGCGGAGAAAGTAGGAGACCGCGAGGTTGGCCGACCGCGGCGTTCCGGCTTCGAGCGTAGTCCCTGGGCACACTGATCCGTCGAGGACCGGGCCTGTCTGTGCCGGAATCCTCGGCCATCAGCAGCAACAGCGACGGAATCCGTTGCCAACTGAGGGTGGTGACGAGCGAGACTGCGCGCCCCCCGAGCGGACCGGCGGATCCGCCGCCCCGGGGGGCACCGCGCTGATCGGCCGCAATGGCACACTGGTCAACGAATCACACGCTGGGTCGGTATTCCGTGAAGTCCGGAGGGCCCCGATCACACAGACCGACACCAAAAGAATCAGAAAGTCACTGCTGCCATGGATCTGGTCGTATTCCTGCCCCTGCTCATCATCATGGGCGCGTTCATGTACTTCGCGTCGCGCCGTCAGAAGAAGGCGATGCAGGCCACCATCGACCTGCACAACTCGCTCCAGGTCGGAGACGAGGTGCACACCACCTCAGGGCTGCGCGCCACCATCACCGGAATCACCGACGAGTATGTCGACCTGGAGATCGCGCCCGGCGTGGTCACCACGTGGATGAAGCTGGCCGTGCGCGACCGGGTCACCGAGGACGTCGACGACGAGCCGGATTTCACCGGCGACGCGACCGACGATCTCGAGCCGCGGCCGACCGGCACGGAGATCACGGATCGCCCCAACACGAAGACTGACAGCTGAGGCTCCAGCCCCAGCACGTACCCTTTGGCGAGTCATTGCGCCCCGTTGCGGTATTTGCCGGACTGATCTCGAGGAGACTGTAGACCCGTGGCATCGTCTTCAACGCCGGTGCACCCTGCCCGCTACCTGGCCCTTTTCCTGGTGCTGCTCGTCGGCGCATACCTGTTGGTATTCCTCACCGGGGACAAGAGGGCCGAGCCCAAGCTCGGTATCGATTTGCAGGGCGGCACCCGCGTCACGCTGACCGCACGCACCCCGGACGGCTCGCCGCCCACCCGCGATGCGCTCAACCAGGCGCAGCAGATCATCAGCGCCCGCGTCAACGGGCTGGGAGTGTCCGGATCCGAGGTGATCATCGACGGCCAGAACCTCGTGATCACGGTGCCGGGCAACGACAGCAGCGAGGCCCGCAACCTCGGGCAGACCGCCCGCCTCTACATCCGCCCTGTCATCCACGCCATCCCCGCCCAGGGCGCCGGGCCGCCCGGGCAGGCCGGTCCGCAGGGAGCCCCGCCCGGCGGCGCACCCGGGCTGCCGCCCGGCGTGGTACCGGGAATGCCGCCCGGCGGCCCGCCCGGTGCGGTGCCGCCCGGAGCCGCGGGCGCGCCCGCCGAGGCGCCCGCACCGGCTCCGCCCGCCGAGACGGCGCCGGCGCCGCAGCCGCGGCCGTTCCCGCAGCAGCCCGCTCCGAGTCCGTCGCCGAACCCGGAGCCCGCGCCCGCACCGGCGCCGCCGGCCTCTCAGGCGCCCCCGGCGCCCGGGAACAAGAACATCCCGCTGGCCACCCGGATCCAGGACGAGAAGAAGCTGCGGCAGAGCTCAGAGCAGGCCATCCAGATCCTCGCCCTGCAGTTCCAGGCGACCCGTTGCGGTGACGACGACGTGCTCGCGGGCAACGACGACCCCAACCTGCCCCTGGTGACCTGCTCCCAGGACGGCAAAGAGGTGTACCTGCTCGACAAGTCGATCATCAGCGGTGAGGGCATCGCCAACGCCAGCTCGGGCCTCGACCAGCAGCGCGGCGAGTACGTCGTCGACGTCGAGTTCAAGAAGGACGCGGCCAAGACGTGGGCGGACTTCACCGCGGCCAACGTCGGCACCCAGACGGCGTTCGTCCTCGACTCGAAGGTGGTCAGCGCGCCGCAGATCCAGGAGGCCATCCCGGGCGGCCGCACGCAGATCACCGGGAAGTTCACCGCCGACTCCGCGCGCGAGCTGGCCAACGTGCTCAAGTACGGCTCGCTGCCGCTGTCGTTCGAGTCCTCCGAGGCCGAAACGGTGTCGGCGACCCTGGGTCTGTCCTCGTTGCGGGCAGGCCTGATCGCGGGCGCCGTGGGCCTGGCGCTGGTGCTGCTCTACGCATTGCTGTACTACCGCGTGCTGGGCCTGCTGGTCGCGCTGTCGCTGGTGGCCTCGGGCGCCATGGTGTTCGCGATCCTGGTGCTCCTGGGCAGATACATCAACTACACGCTGGACCTTGCCGGTATCGCGGGTCTGATCATCGGTATCGGCACCACCGCGGACTCGTTCGTGGTGTTCTTCGAACGCATCAAGGACGAGATCCGCGAGGGTCGGTCGTTCCGCTCGGCGGTTCCTCGAGGCTGGTCCCGGGCACGGAAGACGATCCTGTCGGGCAACGCGGTCACCTTCCTGGCCGCGGCGGTGCTGTACTTCCTGGCCATCGGGCAGGTGAAGGGCTTCGCGTTCACCCTCGGTCTGACCACCATCCTCGACGTCGTCGTGGTGTTCCTGGTGACCTGGCCGCTGCTCTACATCGCGTCGAAGTCGCCGACGATGGCCAAACCGTCGCTCAACGGGTTGGGAGCCGTCCAGCAGATCGCACGCGAACGCCGAGCGGCCGCGCACGCGGCGGGACGGGGATAGCCGATGGCAGCACAGAGTCGTTCACGCAGCCGGGCCGGCAAGGGCGGCGACGCCGCCGAATCGTCGGCGGTCGAGGCGCCGGATCTGGAGGCCTCTGCCGCGGACAGCCCGCGGCACGGCTTCTTCGTCCGCCTCTACACCGGTACCGGCGCCTTCGAGGTGATCGGACGCCGCAAGCTCTGGTACACCGTCAGCGGCCTCATCGTCGCGGTGTGCATCGCGTCGATGATCCTGCGAGGCTTCACCTTCGGCATCGACTTCGAGGGCGGCACCAAGGTGTCGTTCCCCCGAGCGGGCGGTGTCACCACCCAGCAGGTCGAAACGGTCTACAACGACACGATCGGCAAGCCGCCGGAGTCCGTGGTCGTCGTCGGCAACGGCGACTCGGCGACTTTCCAGGTCCGCTCGGAGACGCTGAGCAACGACCAGACCGAGGCGCTGCGCACCGCACTGTTCGACAAGTTCCAGCCCAAGGGCGCCGACGGCCAGCCGAGCAAGCAGGTCATCAGCGACTCGGCCGTGTCGGAGACCTGGGGCGGCCAGATCACCCAGAAGGCGCTGATCGCGCTCGTGGTCTTCCTGGTGCTCGCGGCGCTCTACATCACCGTGCGCTACGAGCGGTACATGGCGATCGCCGCGCTCGCGACCCTCGTCTTCGACCTGGTGGTCACCGCCGGCGTGTACTCGATCGTCGGTTTCGAGGTCACCCCGGCGACCGTCATCGGCCTGCTGACGATCCTCGGTTTCTCGCTCTACGACACCGTGATCGTGTTCGACAAGGTCGAGGAGAACACCGAAGGGTTCGAGCACACCACGCGGCGCACCTTCGCCGAGCAGGCGAACCTCGCGGTCAATCAGACCTTCATGCGGTCGATCAACACCAGCCTCATCTCGGTGCTGCCGATCCTCGCGCTGATGGTCGTTGCGGTGTGGCTGCTCGGTGTCGGCACGCTGATGGATCTGGCGCTGGTGCAGCTCGTCGGCGTCATCGTCGGCACGTACTCGTCGATCTACTTCGCCACCCCGCTGCTGGTGAGCCTGCGGGAACGCACGGACCTGGTGAGCAAGCACACCCGGCGCGTCCTCAACCGCCGCAAGACGGCTGCCGCCCGCACCAGCGGCGCGGTGTCGTCGGAGCCCGAGGACACCGACGACACCGGAGCCGACACCGAGGTCGACGCGCAGCCCGCGTCGGTGTCGGTGCCCGCTGCGCCGGTGGCGGCCAAGCCGGCCCCCGGCGCCCGCCCCGTGCGGCCGACGTCCAGTCGGACCGGGCGACCGTCGGGTAAGCGAAGCCCAGGAAAGCGCTAGGCGCCGGTAGGTCCGATGACTTACCGGCCCCTCACCCGCCGCCTCACCGTCCTGGCGATGCTGCTCGCGCTGGTCGGCGCGGTCAGCCTGACCGCGTGCTCGGGCAGCGCCGCCGATTCGATCGACTACGCGGTCGACGGCACGCTGATCACCTACAACACCAACACCGTGGCCGGCGCCGCATCCGGTGGGCCGCAGGCGTTCGCGCGCGTGCTGACCGGCTTCGACTACCACGGTCCCGACGGGCAGATCGTCGGCGACCACGACTTCGGCACGGTGTCGGTGGTGGGCCGCAGCCCGCTGGTTCTCGACTACGAGATCAACGCCGATGCGGTGTACTCCGACGGCAAGCCGATCACGTGTGACGACATGGTGCTGGCCTGGGCGTCGCAGTCGGGCCGGTTCCCCTCGTTCGACGCGGCCAACCGCGCCGGGTACACCGACATCGCGACCATCGATTGCGCGCCCGGCCAGAAGAAGGCCCGGGTGTCGTTCGCGCCGGACCGGAACTTCACCGACTACGGACAGCTGTTCGTCGCGACGTCGATGATGCCGTCCCACGTCATCGCCGACGAGCTCGGTCTCGGCGACGGAGGTGTCACGAAGGCGCTGCTGAGCAACGACGGGCCGGCGGTCGAGCGCATCGCGCAGGTGTGGAACAACACCTGGAACCTCACCCCGAACGTCGACCTCAAACGGTTCCCGTCCTCGGGGCCCTACAAGCTGCAGTCGGTGACCGGCGACGGCGCGGTCGTCCTGGTCGCCAACGACAAGTGGTGGGGTGCCAAGCCGGTCACCGGCAAGATCACCGTGTGGCCGCGCAGCGCGGACCTGCAGGACCGGGTCAACCAGGGCGACTACGACGTCGTCGACATCGCGGCCGGCTCGTCGGGGACGTTGAACCTGCCCGACGACTACCAGCGCACCGATTCGCCGTCGGCGGGCGTCGAACAGCTCATCTTCGCGCCGCAGGGCCCGCTGGCGGCCGTGCCCGCGCGCAGGGCGCTGGCGCTGTGCACCCCGCGCGACGTCATCGCGCGCAACGCGTCGGTGCCGGTGGCCAATTCGCGGCTGTACACCGCGACCGAGGACGCCTACTCGCCGGCCGAAGCCACGCCGCAGGTCAACGACTTCGCCGTCGGCAACGCCGACGCCGCGCGCGCCGCGATCAACGCGACACCGTTGACCGTGCGGATCGGCTATCAGACGCCGAACGCCCGCCTGGCCGCCGCCGTCGGCGCGATCGCGAGGTCCTGCGCGCCGGCCGGCATCACCGTGCAGGACGTCGCGGGGGCGAACACCGGTCCGATGTCGTTGCGCAACAACGAAATCGACGTTCTCATCGCGAGCAACGGCGGTGCGGCGGGCAGCGGCTCGTCGGGCTCGTCGGCGATGGACGCCTACAGTCTGCACAGCGGCAACGGCAACAACCTGCCCCGCTACGCCAACGAGCGCATCGACGGGATCATCTCGACGTTGGCGGTGACCTCCGACCCGAAGGAACTGGCTCGGCTGCTCGGCGAGGCGGGTCCGATCCTGTGGGGCGACATGCCGACGCTGCCGCTGTACCGGCAGCAGCGAACCCTGCTCACGTCGACGAAGATGTATGCGGTGAGCGGAAATCCGACGCGATGGGGGGCAGGGTGGAACATGGACCGCTGGAAGTTGAACCGATGAGCGATCGAGACGCCCCCGACGTCCCCGATGTCACTGCGGTCTCCGGGGTGATCGCGTCGCTGCTGCGCGAGGTGCCCGACTTCCCCGAGCCCGGCGTCCAGTTCAAGGACCTGACGCCGGTGCTGGCCGATGCGGCCGGGCTCGCCGCGGTCAGCAGTGCGATCGCCGAGCTGGCCCGCGGCGCCGACCTGGTGGCCGGCGTGGACGCCCGCGGGTTCCTGCTCGGCGGCGCGGTGGCGCTGTCGCTGGGCATCGGCGTGCTGGCGGTGCGCAAGGGCGGCAAGCTGCCGCCGCCGGTGCTGAGCCAGACCTACAGCCTCGAGTACGGCAGCGCCACGCTCGAGGTGCCCGCCGCCGGCATCGAGCTCGCGGGCCGCTCGATCGTGGTGATCGACGACGTCCTGGCGACCGGGGGAACATTGGCCGCGACGCATCGGTTGCTCACGGAAGCGGGAGCGACGGTGACCCACGCGGTGGTGATGCTCGAGCTGGCCGACCTCGGCGGCCGCGCCGCGCTGGAACCGCTACCGGTCACCAGCCTGTACACCGTCTGAGCGGATATCCTGCCCAGGGGCACTCGTTTGTGGAGGTGAGCATGGCCGACAAGGTCCAGACGGATCCCCGCACGAGCCAGGCCGTGCAGCCGCCGCCCAGCGCCGCCGTCTCGAGCCCCGAGACGCAGCCGATGGAGGTGCCGAAGCCGGATACGCCGAAGGCGCCGACCAGCGCGTCGCGGCGGGTACGGGCCCGGCTGGCACGCCGGATGACCTCCCAGCGCAGCGCCATCAACCCGGTGCTCGAGCCGCTGGTGGCGGTGCACCGCGAGATCTACCCGAAGGCGGACCTGAGCCTGCTGCAGAAGGCCTACGAGGTCGCCGAGCAGCGCCACGCCGATCAGCTGCGCAAGTCCGGCGACCCCTACATCACCCACCCGCTCGCGGTGGCGAACATCCTGGCCGAACTCGGGATGGACACCACGACGCTGATCGCGGCGCTGCTGCACGACACCGTCGAGGACACCGGGTACACGCTGGAGGCGCTGACCGCCGAGTTCGGCACCGAGGTCGGTCATCTGGTCGACGGGGTCACCAAGCTGGACAAGGTGGCGCTGGGCACCGCCGCCGAGGGCGAGACGATCCGCAAGATGATCATCGCGATGGCGCGCGATCCGCGGGTGCTGGTGATCAAGGTCGCCGACCGGCTGCACAACATGCGCACGATGCGGTTCCTGCCGCCGGAAAAGCAGGCGCGCAAAGCCCGGGAGACGCTGGAAGTCATTGCGCCGCTTGCCCACCGGCTCGGTATGGCCACGGTCAAGTGGGAGTTGGAGGATCTGTCGTTCGCGATCCTGCACCCGAAGAAGTACGAGGAGATCGTCCGGCTGGTCGCCGACCGGGCGCCGTCGCGGGACACCTACCTGGCCAAGGTCCGCGCCGAGATCACCACCACGCTGGGCGCATCGAAGATCAACGCGGTCGTCGAGGGCAGGCCGAAGCACTACTGGTCGATCTACCAGAAGATGATCGTCAAGGGCCGCGACTTCGACGACATCCACGACCTGGTGGGTGTGCGGATCCTGTGCGACGAGGTGCGCGACTGTTACGCCGCCGTCGGCGTGGTGCATTCGCTGTGGCAGCCGATCGCGGGCCGGTTCAAGGACTACATCGCCCAGCCGCGGTTCGGCGTGTACCAGTCGCTGCACACCACGGTGGTGGGCCCGGAGGGCAAGCCGCTGGAGGTGCAGATCCGCACCATCGACATGCACAAGACCGCCGAGTACGGCATCGCCGCGCACTGGCGGTACAAGGAAGCCAAGGGCCGCAACGGTTTACCCGCCGGTCACTCGGCAGCCGAGATCGACGACATGGCGTGGATGCGGCAGCTGCTCGACTGGCAGCGGGAGGCCGCCGACCCAGGTGAGTTCCTGGAGTCGCTGCGCTACGACCTCGCGGTGCAGGAGATCTTCGTGTTCACCCCGAAGGGCGACGTGATCACGCTGCCCGCCGGGTCGACGCCGGTCGACTTCGCCTACGCGGTGCACACCGAGGTCGGTCACCGCTGCATCGGCGCCCGGGTGAACGGGCGCCTCGTCGCGCTGGAACGCAAGCTCGAAAACGGCGAAGTGGTCGAGATCTTCACCTCCAAGGCGCTCAACGCCGGCCCGTCCCGGGACTGGCAGACCTTCGTGGTGTCGCCGCGGGCCAAGGCCAAGATCCGGCAGTGGTTCGCCAAGGAGCGCCGCGAGGAGGCGCTGGAGGCG is a window of Mycolicibacterium chubuense NBB4 DNA encoding:
- the car gene encoding carboxylic acid reductase, producing the protein MSTDTREERLDRRIADLHATDEQFAHATPDDTISHTIDQPGARLPQIMQTVLDGYADRPALGQRAVEFVADPHTGRTVAELLPRFDTITYAEVSRRVHAIANALTDVRPGDRVALLGFTSVDYTTIDMALAYLGAVSVPLQTSAAASALSPIVAETEPVVIASAVGALADAVELTLDAPAVSRLVVFDYRPEVDDDRDALAAATSRLFEAGSTVEVATLGEVIAAGAGSPAGQPFLSPDDDPLMLLIYTSGSTGAPKGAMYPERLVANAWRRSTRASWGDQGALPSITLNFLPMSHMMGRGLLYGTLGAGGTAYFAAKSDLSTFLDDLAMVRPTQLTFVPRIWDTIFGEVAKELERRPSDQDAVYAEMRQSLLGGRYVMAMTGSAPLSPEMTVFVESLLDMHLIDGYGSTEAGAVFVDGQVQRPPVLDYKLVDVPDLGYFRTDRPHPRGELLVKSETLFAGYYKRPEITAEMFDEDGFYRTGDIVAETGPDQVRYLDRRNNVLKLSQGEFVTVSKLEAVFGDSPLVKQIYVYGNSSRPYLLAVVVPTEEALAREDAKPAISESLADVAKAAGLQSYEIPRDFLVETTPFTLENGLLTGIRKLARPKLKAHYGDRLEALYHELAEGQADELRELRRSGADRPVLETVSRAAGALLGAGAADVQPDAHFTDLGGDSLSALTFGNLLHDIFGIEVPVGVIVSPATDLQALAAYIEAARLPGSKRPTFASVHGRDAAEAHARDLTLDKFIDEATLAQAPSLPGPSSEVRTVLLTGATGFLGRYLALEWLERMDMVDGTVICLVRAKDDAAARQRLDDTFDSGDPTLLAHYRELAADHLEVLAGDKGEADLGLDPQTWQRLADSVDLIVDPAALVNHVLPYSQLFGPNALGTAELIRIALTTRQKPFVYVSTIGVGAGITPGDFTEDGDVRQYSATRKVDDSYANGYSNSKWAGEVLLREAHDLCGLPVSVFRCDMILADTTYAGQLNLPDMFTRLMFSLVATGIAPESFYELDTDGRRQRAHYDGLPVEFIAEAISTLGVHVTEGFETYHVMNPYDDGVGLDEFVDWLIDAGFPLHRVGDYAGWLQRFTTAINALPDRQRQASLLPLLHNYQRPEMPIRGSVAPTDRFRTAVQEAKIGPDKDIPHVTPDVIVKYITDLQLLGLLDAKA
- the gabT gene encoding 4-aminobutyrate--2-oxoglutarate transaminase, whose product is MTALEQSRHLATAIPGPRSEELLARKGAAVARGIGNTMPVYASRAFGGIVEDVDGNRLIDLGSGIAVTTVGNASPRVVAAVAEQAQHFTHTCFMVTPYEGYVAVAEALNRLTPGTGEKRSALFNSGSEAVENAVKIARTYTRKQAVVSFDHAYHGRTNLTMALTAKSMPYKHGFGPFAPEVYRAPLSYPFRDAEFGGKELATDGELAARRAITVIDKQVGADNLAAVIIEPIQGEGGFIVPAEGFLRTLLDWCRDNGVVFIADEVQTGFARTGAMFACEHEGIVPDLIVTAKGIAGGMPLSAVTGRAEIMDAPHVGGLGGTYGGNPVACAAALATIETIETDGLVERARQIETLMKDKLGRMQAEDDRIGDVRGRGAMIALELVKPGTTEPDAELTKAVSTAAHRAGVIVLTCGTFGNVLRFLPPLTISDDLLLDGLDVLAEALRTL
- the yajC gene encoding preprotein translocase subunit YajC — its product is MDLVVFLPLLIIMGAFMYFASRRQKKAMQATIDLHNSLQVGDEVHTTSGLRATITGITDEYVDLEIAPGVVTTWMKLAVRDRVTEDVDDEPDFTGDATDDLEPRPTGTEITDRPNTKTDS